The Streptomyces sp. CC0208 genome window below encodes:
- a CDS encoding organic hydroperoxide resistance protein, whose translation MPEETAVDTRPTKIMYVAEATAHGGRDGFVTSQDGQIELKVAMPPALGGDGDGTNPEQLFAAGYSSCFHNALILVGNREGYDLTGSTVAAKVGIGPNKHRGYGLAVALSVSLPVLDAGLAAKLVDAAHEVCPYSNATRGNIDVTILLG comes from the coding sequence ATGCCTGAGGAAACCGCCGTCGACACCCGGCCGACGAAGATCATGTACGTGGCCGAGGCCACCGCCCACGGCGGCCGCGACGGCTTCGTCACCAGCCAGGACGGCCAGATCGAGCTGAAGGTCGCGATGCCGCCGGCGCTCGGCGGGGACGGCGACGGCACCAACCCGGAGCAGTTGTTCGCCGCCGGCTACAGCTCCTGCTTCCACAACGCGCTCATCCTCGTCGGCAACCGCGAGGGCTACGACCTGACCGGCTCCACGGTCGCCGCGAAGGTCGGCATCGGCCCCAACAAGCACCGCGGTTACGGCCTCGCGGTCGCCCTGAGCGTCTCCCTTCCGGTCCTCGACGCGGGCCTGGCGGCGAAGCTGGTGGACGCGGCCCACGAGGTCTGCCCGTACTCGAACGCGACCCGCGGGAACATCGACGTGACGATTCTGCTTGGCTGA
- a CDS encoding MarR family transcriptional regulator, translating to MTNEEDTGSLLLDDQLCFALYAAQRAVTAAYRPLLDELGLTYPQYLVLLVLWERGQTSVKELAGALRLDYGTVSPLLKRLEAAGLVRRERAAADERSVLVACTGHGEELRERATRVPGALLAATDLDGTEAARLREELWRLAHRADAAAERPR from the coding sequence GTGACGAACGAAGAGGACACCGGATCACTGCTGCTCGACGACCAGTTGTGCTTCGCGCTGTACGCCGCCCAGCGTGCGGTGACCGCCGCGTACCGGCCGCTCCTCGACGAGCTCGGGCTCACCTACCCGCAGTACCTCGTGCTGCTGGTGCTGTGGGAGCGCGGGCAGACCAGCGTGAAGGAGCTCGCGGGGGCGCTGCGGCTGGACTACGGCACGGTGTCGCCGTTGCTCAAGCGGCTGGAGGCCGCGGGGCTCGTGCGCCGGGAGCGCGCGGCGGCCGACGAGCGCTCGGTGCTCGTCGCGTGCACGGGACACGGGGAGGAACTCAGGGAGCGCGCGACGCGTGTCCCCGGCGCGCTGCTCGCGGCGACGGATCTCGACGGCACGGAGGCCGCGCGGTTGCGCGAGGAGCTGTGGCGGCTCGCGCACCGGGCGGACGCGGCGGCCGAGCGCCCCCGCTGA
- a CDS encoding ABC transporter ATP-binding protein yields MDPVTASLEVTGLAFAYPDGHQALFGVDFSIARGERVALLGPNGAGKTTLVLHLNGILSGGVGTVKVAGLPVDRKHMAEVRRRVGIVFQDPDDQLFMPTVREDVAFGPAAAGLKGDELEARVRTALERVGMADFAGRPPHHLSFGQRRRVAVATVLAMEPEILVLDEPSSNLDPASRRELADILRSLDVTVLMVTHDLPYALELCPRSLILSEGTIAADGRTAELLADDELMRAHRLELPFGFDPRSVTMGA; encoded by the coding sequence ATGGACCCTGTGACAGCTTCCCTCGAAGTGACCGGACTGGCCTTCGCCTACCCCGACGGGCACCAGGCCCTGTTCGGGGTGGACTTCTCGATCGCGCGCGGCGAGCGGGTCGCGCTGCTCGGCCCGAACGGCGCCGGCAAGACCACCCTCGTGCTGCACCTCAACGGCATCCTGAGCGGCGGGGTGGGCACGGTGAAGGTCGCCGGGCTGCCCGTGGACCGGAAGCACATGGCCGAGGTCCGGCGCAGGGTCGGGATCGTCTTCCAGGACCCCGACGACCAGCTGTTCATGCCGACCGTGCGCGAGGACGTGGCGTTCGGACCGGCGGCGGCCGGGCTCAAGGGGGACGAGCTGGAGGCACGCGTGCGGACCGCTCTGGAGCGGGTCGGCATGGCGGACTTCGCCGGACGGCCCCCGCACCACCTGTCCTTCGGCCAGCGGCGCCGGGTGGCCGTCGCGACCGTGCTCGCCATGGAGCCGGAGATCCTCGTCCTGGACGAGCCCTCCTCCAACCTTGACCCGGCCTCGCGACGCGAACTGGCCGACATCCTGCGCTCGCTGGACGTCACGGTCCTGATGGTCACGCACGACCTGCCCTACGCGCTGGAGCTCTGCCCGCGCTCGCTGATCCTGAGCGAGGGCACGATCGCCGCGGACGGGAGGACCGCCGAACTCCTCGCCGACGACGAGCTGATGCGCGCCCACCGGCTGGAGTTGCCCTTCGGATTCGATCCGCGGTCCGTGACAATGGGCGCGTGA
- the cbiQ gene encoding cobalt ECF transporter T component CbiQ, with protein sequence MGAGHAHRLYRHGHSPVHALPPHTKLAAAFGFVVVVVSTPREAMWAFGLYAVLLGVVAYAARVPAGFLLKRLLIEVPFVAFAVLMPFVAEGERVEVLGMSLSVSGLWGAWNVLAKGTLGVAASVLLASTTELRSVLLGLQRLRLPPLLVQIASFMIRYGDVITDEMRRMRIARESRGFEASGVRHWGVLAKSAGALFIRSYERGERVHLAMVSRGYAGSMPVIDEVTASRAQWSYALALPVTALVVCVVGWTL encoded by the coding sequence GTGGGCGCCGGACACGCGCACCGGCTCTACCGGCACGGACACTCGCCGGTGCACGCCCTGCCACCGCACACGAAACTCGCGGCGGCCTTCGGCTTCGTGGTGGTGGTCGTCTCGACCCCGCGCGAGGCGATGTGGGCGTTCGGCCTGTACGCCGTCCTGCTGGGCGTCGTCGCGTACGCCGCGCGTGTGCCGGCCGGCTTCCTGCTGAAGCGGCTGCTGATCGAGGTGCCGTTCGTGGCGTTCGCGGTGCTGATGCCGTTCGTCGCGGAGGGCGAGCGGGTCGAGGTGCTCGGCATGTCCCTGAGCGTGAGCGGTCTGTGGGGCGCCTGGAACGTGCTCGCCAAGGGCACGCTGGGCGTCGCCGCGTCGGTGCTGCTGGCGTCCACCACCGAACTGCGCTCGGTGCTGCTCGGACTGCAACGGCTCAGGCTCCCGCCCCTCCTGGTCCAGATCGCGTCCTTCATGATCCGCTACGGCGATGTCATCACCGACGAGATGCGGCGGATGCGGATCGCGCGGGAGTCGCGGGGGTTCGAGGCGAGCGGCGTCCGGCACTGGGGTGTCCTCGCGAAGTCGGCCGGCGCGCTGTTCATCCGCTCCTACGAACGCGGCGAGCGGGTGCACCTGGCCATGGTCAGCCGCGGTTACGCCGGTTCGATGCCGGTGATCGACGAGGTGACCGCGTCCCGGGCGCAGTGGTCGTACGCCCTCGCGCTCCCCGTGACCGCCCTCGTCGTCTGCGTGGTGGGATGGACCCTGTGA
- a CDS encoding energy-coupling factor ABC transporter permease has product MHVPDGFIDAPISAATGVVAATAVAVSLRGARRELDERTAPLAGLVAAFIFAVQMLNFPVAAGTSGHLLGGALAAILVGPYTGVLCVSVVLLMQGILFADGGLTALGVNITDMAVVTTVVAYAVFRALVKVLPRRRGSITAAAFVAAVLSVPAAAVAFTLIYAVGGTTDVSIGKVATAMIGVHVLIGIGEAAITALTVGAVVAVRPDLVYGARGLQQKLKLRVDGELVDVPDTAPVAAARSHRKVWITGLVTSLVLAGFVSFYASASPDGLEKVAADKGIDAKTEKHATSDSPLADYGVKDVEDARLSGGLAGVIGVGVTVVAGSTVFWAVRRRRTADTTPVGTGV; this is encoded by the coding sequence GTGCATGTGCCTGACGGATTCATAGACGCCCCCATCTCGGCGGCGACCGGCGTGGTCGCCGCGACCGCCGTCGCGGTGAGCCTGCGCGGCGCCCGCCGTGAACTGGACGAGCGCACCGCGCCCTTGGCGGGCCTGGTCGCGGCGTTCATCTTCGCCGTGCAGATGCTGAACTTCCCCGTCGCCGCGGGGACCAGCGGACATCTGCTCGGCGGAGCACTGGCCGCGATCCTCGTGGGCCCCTACACCGGCGTCCTGTGCGTCTCGGTGGTCCTGCTCATGCAGGGCATCCTCTTCGCGGACGGCGGCCTGACCGCGCTCGGCGTGAACATCACCGACATGGCCGTCGTCACGACGGTCGTGGCGTACGCCGTCTTCCGCGCCCTGGTGAAGGTGCTCCCGCGCCGGCGCGGCTCCATCACCGCCGCCGCCTTCGTGGCCGCCGTGCTCTCCGTGCCCGCCGCGGCCGTCGCCTTCACCCTGATCTACGCCGTCGGCGGCACCACCGACGTCTCCATCGGCAAGGTCGCCACCGCGATGATCGGCGTCCACGTCCTCATCGGCATCGGCGAGGCGGCCATCACCGCGCTGACCGTCGGTGCCGTCGTCGCGGTACGCCCCGACCTGGTGTACGGCGCCCGCGGCCTCCAGCAGAAGCTGAAGCTGCGGGTGGACGGTGAGCTGGTCGACGTGCCGGACACCGCGCCTGTCGCCGCCGCCCGTTCGCACCGCAAGGTGTGGATCACCGGCCTGGTCACCTCCCTGGTCCTCGCCGGGTTCGTCAGCTTCTACGCCTCCGCCAGCCCCGACGGGCTGGAGAAGGTCGCCGCCGACAAGGGCATCGACGCGAAGACCGAGAAGCACGCCACCTCGGACTCCCCGCTCGCCGACTACGGCGTGAAGGACGTCGAGGACGCCCGCCTGTCCGGGGGGCTGGCGGGTGTGATCGGCGTCGGCGTGACCGTCGTCGCCGGCAGCACGGTGTTCTGGGCGGTGCGCCGGCGCCGTACCGCCGACACCACGCCCGTCGGGACGGGCGTCTGA
- a CDS encoding SsgA family sporulation/cell division regulator — protein sequence MSVVEQYARAHIVSDADIAEDEAVPVVLRYDPETDPRSVRIGLPGTHEWTFSRALLEQGLRAPAGSGEVRVWPCGRVQAVVEFHSPQGVSVVQFEQKALLRFLRRTYMAAAPVRG from the coding sequence ATGTCTGTAGTCGAACAGTACGCGCGAGCCCACATCGTTTCGGACGCGGACATCGCGGAGGACGAGGCGGTCCCGGTGGTCCTGCGCTACGACCCGGAGACCGACCCCCGTTCGGTACGGATCGGCCTGCCGGGCACCCACGAATGGACCTTCTCGCGGGCGCTGCTGGAACAGGGACTCAGGGCCCCGGCCGGCAGCGGCGAGGTCCGGGTGTGGCCGTGCGGACGGGTGCAGGCCGTGGTGGAGTTCCACTCACCGCAGGGCGTGTCGGTGGTGCAGTTCGAGCAGAAGGCACTGCTCAGGTTCCTGCGGCGGACCTATATGGCCGCCGCGCCCGTCCGGGGCTGA
- a CDS encoding penicillin-binding transpeptidase domain-containing protein yields MGNRRRVAERRKTKPAVVGGMIAVVVGGAAVGVYALYGAGAAADERTQNTSAADHKPKVKTGPLSTTEVTTTATAFLTSWQQGRVSTAAAATSDTKAATTLLTGWTKDAHLTGATLTPGTPTGGKVPFSVKATVSYKGLSKPLTYASSLTVVRNTATGKPQVDWTASVVHPDLKDGDTLVTGESGTPPIKAVDRDGGEITEAKYPSLGTVLDGLREKYGKKAGGKAGIELRVIRGKDSKSSDKTLVELSKGTPGTVRTTLSPTLQAAAEAQVAKQARSSVVALRPSTGEILAVANAGHGFNTAFQGSLAPGSTMKVITSSLLIEKDLASPDKAHPCPKYFTYGGWKFQNDDKFEIKGGTFKASFARSCNTAFISQAGKLDNDSLTKQAQQVFGLSMDNWAIGVPSFDGAVPVQSAAQKAASLIGQGGVRMNPLNMASVSATVESGTFKQPYLVAPSVDHRTLATASRTMSSGTLSQLRELMAYTAGYGTAAEAMSGVYGNVGAKTGSAEVDGQKKPNGWFTAYRGDLAAAGVVQAGGHGGDTAGPIVATLLKLGG; encoded by the coding sequence GTGGGTAACAGAAGGCGCGTCGCCGAGCGACGGAAGACCAAGCCCGCCGTGGTCGGCGGGATGATCGCCGTGGTCGTCGGCGGCGCCGCCGTCGGCGTCTACGCGCTGTACGGCGCCGGGGCCGCGGCCGACGAGCGGACGCAGAACACGTCCGCGGCCGACCACAAGCCGAAGGTCAAGACCGGCCCGCTCTCGACGACCGAGGTCACCACCACCGCGACCGCCTTCCTCACCTCCTGGCAGCAGGGCAGGGTGAGCACGGCCGCCGCCGCGACCAGCGACACCAAGGCCGCCACCACCCTGCTCACCGGCTGGACCAAGGACGCCCACCTCACCGGTGCCACCCTCACCCCGGGCACCCCCACCGGCGGCAAAGTGCCCTTCTCCGTCAAGGCAACGGTGTCGTACAAGGGCCTCAGCAAGCCGCTGACGTACGCCAGTTCGCTCACCGTGGTCCGCAACACCGCCACCGGGAAGCCGCAGGTCGACTGGACCGCCTCGGTCGTCCACCCCGACCTCAAGGACGGCGACACCCTTGTCACCGGCGAGTCCGGGACCCCTCCGATCAAAGCGGTCGACCGGGACGGCGGCGAGATCACCGAGGCGAAGTACCCGTCGCTGGGCACGGTCCTGGACGGCCTGCGGGAGAAGTACGGCAAGAAAGCCGGCGGCAAGGCGGGCATCGAGCTGAGGGTGATCCGCGGGAAGGACTCCAAGTCCTCCGACAAGACGCTGGTGGAGCTCAGCAAGGGCACCCCCGGCACCGTGCGGACGACCCTGAGCCCGACGCTCCAGGCGGCGGCCGAGGCGCAGGTCGCCAAGCAGGCGCGGTCCTCGGTGGTCGCCCTGCGCCCGTCGACCGGCGAGATCCTCGCGGTGGCGAACGCCGGCCACGGCTTCAACACCGCCTTCCAGGGCTCCCTGGCGCCGGGCTCCACGATGAAGGTCATCACCTCCTCGCTGCTGATCGAGAAGGACCTGGCGTCGCCGGACAAGGCGCACCCGTGCCCGAAGTACTTCACGTACGGCGGCTGGAAGTTCCAGAACGACGACAAGTTCGAGATCAAGGGCGGCACCTTCAAGGCGAGCTTCGCCCGCTCCTGCAACACCGCCTTCATCAGCCAGGCGGGCAAGCTGGACAACGACAGCCTGACCAAGCAGGCCCAGCAGGTCTTCGGTCTGTCCATGGACAACTGGGCGATCGGCGTCCCGTCCTTCGACGGCGCGGTGCCGGTGCAGAGCGCGGCCCAGAAGGCGGCCTCGCTCATCGGCCAGGGCGGGGTCCGGATGAACCCGCTGAACATGGCGTCGGTCTCCGCCACCGTCGAGTCGGGCACCTTCAAGCAGCCCTATCTGGTCGCGCCCTCGGTCGACCACCGCACGCTGGCCACCGCCTCGCGCACGATGTCCTCGGGCACGCTGTCTCAGCTGCGTGAGCTGATGGCGTACACGGCGGGCTACGGCACGGCGGCCGAGGCGATGTCCGGCGTCTACGGCAACGTCGGCGCGAAGACCGGGTCCGCGGAGGTCGACGGCCAGAAGAAGCCGAACGGCTGGTTCACCGCCTACCGGGGCGACCTCGCGGCCGCCGGCGTCGTCCAGGCGGGCGGCCACGGCGGCGACACGGCGGGCCCGATCGTCGCGACCCTGCTGAAGCTGGGCGGCTGA
- a CDS encoding penicillin-binding transpeptidase domain-containing protein, whose protein sequence is MAKGVKVAVVSTVFAVMVGGAGYGAYNFVSALSDDGSGGVGDAKRSGPPTEDEIKETSKGFFAAWQKGDAASAAALTNNNTAAEVLLADYGTDAHIGHVRITPGRATGATVPYRVKATVSYDGKSKPLAYSSKLTVVRGVTTGKALVDWQPSVVYPKLQRDDRLVTGESANPAIEAVDRGGKVLTKEKYPSLGPVLDALREKYGDKAGGTPGIELVIKHPDQSPDTSLLTLAEGRAGKLQTTISASAQAAAEKAVKLYGQSSVVAVKPSTGEVLAVANNRTDAFNAAFEGTKAPGSTMKIITAAMLIDNGVTSMNGPAPCPPEAVWQGQTFKNLTNMKPNEGASLANSFMRSCNTAFIKLIDEKPLTDESLTLEAQNRFGIGEDWKTGVVSFDGKVPAVSGPDRAANAIGQGQVQMNPLNMASVTATAITGAFRQPYLVSPKLDDRELATAKGLPYNTASQLKQMMKLTATQGTAATAMAGLHGDIGAKTGSAEVDGQQVSNSWFTGFRNDMAAAAMTEEGGHGGDAAGPIVAAVLRAAG, encoded by the coding sequence ATGGCCAAGGGGGTGAAGGTCGCTGTCGTCAGCACGGTGTTCGCCGTGATGGTCGGCGGGGCCGGGTACGGGGCGTACAACTTCGTGTCGGCGTTGAGCGACGACGGGAGCGGTGGGGTCGGGGACGCCAAGCGGAGCGGGCCGCCCACCGAGGACGAGATCAAGGAGACCTCCAAGGGCTTCTTCGCCGCCTGGCAGAAGGGCGACGCGGCGAGCGCGGCCGCGTTGACGAACAACAACACGGCGGCCGAGGTGCTGCTGGCGGACTACGGGACGGACGCCCACATCGGCCACGTGCGCATCACGCCCGGCAGGGCGACCGGCGCGACCGTGCCGTACCGCGTGAAGGCGACCGTGTCGTACGACGGGAAGTCGAAGCCGCTCGCGTACAGCAGCAAGCTGACGGTCGTGCGCGGAGTGACCACCGGCAAGGCGCTCGTCGACTGGCAGCCCTCCGTGGTGTACCCGAAGCTCCAGCGGGACGACCGGCTCGTCACCGGCGAGTCCGCGAACCCGGCCATCGAGGCGGTGGACCGCGGCGGCAAGGTGCTGACCAAGGAGAAGTACCCGTCGCTCGGCCCGGTGCTGGACGCGCTGCGCGAGAAGTACGGGGACAAGGCCGGCGGCACCCCGGGTATCGAGCTGGTCATCAAGCACCCCGACCAGAGCCCCGACACCTCGCTGCTGACTCTCGCCGAGGGCAGGGCGGGCAAGCTGCAGACCACGATCAGCGCGAGCGCGCAGGCGGCCGCCGAGAAGGCGGTGAAGCTGTACGGCCAGTCGTCGGTCGTCGCCGTCAAGCCCAGCACCGGTGAGGTGCTGGCCGTGGCCAACAACCGTACGGACGCCTTCAACGCGGCCTTCGAGGGCACCAAGGCCCCCGGCTCCACCATGAAGATCATCACCGCGGCGATGCTCATCGACAACGGCGTGACCTCGATGAACGGCCCGGCGCCCTGCCCGCCCGAAGCCGTGTGGCAGGGGCAGACCTTCAAGAACCTCACCAACATGAAGCCCAACGAGGGCGCCAGCCTCGCCAACAGCTTCATGCGGTCCTGCAACACCGCCTTCATCAAGCTGATCGACGAGAAGCCGCTCACCGACGAGTCGCTGACGCTGGAGGCCCAGAACCGGTTCGGGATCGGCGAGGACTGGAAGACCGGCGTCGTCTCCTTCGACGGAAAGGTGCCCGCGGTCAGCGGCCCGGACCGCGCGGCGAACGCGATAGGCCAGGGCCAGGTCCAGATGAACCCGCTGAACATGGCGTCGGTCACGGCCACCGCCATCACCGGCGCCTTCCGTCAGCCCTATCTCGTCTCGCCGAAGCTCGACGACCGCGAACTGGCCACCGCCAAGGGGCTGCCGTACAACACCGCTTCCCAGCTGAAGCAGATGATGAAGCTGACCGCGACCCAGGGCACGGCGGCCACGGCGATGGCGGGGCTGCACGGGGACATCGGCGCGAAGACCGGGTCCGCTGAGGTCGACGGGCAGCAGGTGTCCAACAGCTGGTTCACCGGCTTCCGCAACGACATGGCCGCGGCGGCCATGACGGAGGAGGGCGGCCACGGCGGCGACGCGGCGGGCCCGATTGTCGCAGCTGTGCTACGAGCCGCAGGCTGA
- a CDS encoding phospholipid carrier-dependent glycosyltransferase has translation MTSTASSTDTRQDQAPQDRRPSWQQRLRRFGYTAEAGSDVRERLVPSFVVPSARMWQVLGVPGALAERVTRWSGWLGPLLVTLVAGLTRFWNLGSPKKVIFDETYYAKDAWALVHRGFELSWGKNVDSQILSSNGHVALPTDAAYVVHPPVGKYVIGLGELMFGFDPFGWRFMTALLGTLSVLIVCRVGRRIFRSTFLGCLAGALMTVDGLAFVMARTALLDGVLMFFVLAAFGCLVIDRDRAREKLAAALPVDSYGLVRPDAHIADTLFLGLRPYRWLAGLLLGLAMGTKWNGLFFLFAFGIMTVLWDVGSRKVAGARHPYLAVLKYDFGIAFVAMVPVAVVTYLTSWIGWILSPADGTGGYYRNWAATDGKGGSWTFLPDWWRSLVHYEHEVYKFNVGLSSPHTYMSNPWSWIVDGRPVSYFYESPTPGTDGCPVDAGGKCAREVLAIGTPLLWWAACFAVLYVLWRWFFRRDWRAGAIACGIAAGYLPWFNYQERTIFFFYTIVFLPFLCLAVAMLIGALIGPPRASDTRRVAGATAAGVLVLLIAWNFIYFWPLYTGTAIPIDNWRSRMWLDTWV, from the coding sequence GTGACCAGTACCGCGTCCTCCACGGACACCCGGCAGGACCAGGCCCCGCAGGACCGGCGGCCGTCGTGGCAGCAGAGGCTGCGCCGTTTCGGCTACACGGCCGAGGCCGGAAGCGACGTGCGCGAGCGCCTGGTGCCGTCCTTCGTCGTTCCCTCTGCGCGGATGTGGCAGGTCCTGGGCGTGCCCGGGGCGCTCGCCGAGCGGGTCACGCGCTGGTCGGGCTGGCTGGGACCGCTGCTGGTGACGCTGGTGGCGGGGCTGACGCGGTTCTGGAACCTGGGCAGCCCCAAGAAGGTGATATTCGACGAGACGTACTACGCCAAGGACGCGTGGGCACTCGTCCACCGCGGCTTCGAGCTCAGCTGGGGCAAGAACGTCGACAGCCAGATCCTGTCCTCGAACGGGCATGTGGCGCTGCCGACGGACGCCGCCTATGTGGTGCATCCGCCGGTCGGCAAGTACGTCATCGGGCTCGGCGAGCTGATGTTCGGGTTCGACCCGTTCGGCTGGCGCTTCATGACGGCCCTGCTGGGGACGCTGTCGGTGCTGATCGTGTGCCGGGTGGGGCGGCGGATCTTCCGCTCCACGTTCCTCGGCTGTCTGGCGGGCGCGCTGATGACCGTGGACGGTCTGGCGTTCGTGATGGCGCGGACCGCGCTGCTCGACGGCGTGCTGATGTTCTTCGTGCTGGCCGCGTTCGGCTGTCTGGTCATCGACCGCGACCGGGCCCGGGAGAAACTCGCGGCCGCGCTGCCGGTCGACTCCTACGGCCTCGTGCGCCCCGACGCGCACATCGCGGACACCCTGTTCCTGGGCCTGCGCCCCTACCGCTGGCTGGCCGGCCTGCTTCTGGGCCTCGCCATGGGCACCAAGTGGAACGGCCTCTTCTTCCTCTTCGCGTTCGGCATCATGACGGTGCTGTGGGACGTCGGCTCCCGCAAGGTCGCCGGCGCCCGGCACCCCTACTTGGCGGTCCTCAAGTACGACTTCGGCATCGCGTTCGTCGCCATGGTGCCGGTCGCGGTCGTCACCTACCTCACCTCGTGGATCGGCTGGATCCTCTCCCCCGCGGACGGCACCGGCGGCTACTACCGCAACTGGGCGGCGACCGACGGCAAGGGCGGCAGCTGGACCTTCCTGCCCGACTGGTGGCGCAGCCTGGTCCACTACGAGCACGAGGTCTACAAGTTCAACGTGGGCCTGTCCTCGCCGCACACGTACATGTCCAACCCGTGGAGCTGGATCGTCGACGGCCGCCCGGTGTCGTACTTCTACGAGTCGCCCACGCCCGGCACCGACGGCTGCCCGGTCGACGCGGGCGGGAAGTGCGCGCGGGAGGTCCTGGCCATCGGTACGCCCCTGCTGTGGTGGGCGGCCTGCTTCGCGGTCCTCTACGTCCTGTGGCGCTGGTTCTTCCGCCGCGACTGGCGCGCGGGCGCCATCGCCTGCGGTATCGCGGCGGGGTACCTGCCCTGGTTCAACTACCAGGAACGCACGATCTTCTTCTTCTACACGATCGTGTTCCTCCCCTTCCTCTGTCTCGCCGTCGCGATGCTCATCGGCGCCCTCATCGGCCCGCCACGCGCCTCCGACACCCGCCGGGTTGCGGGCGCGACGGCAGCGGGTGTCCTGGTGCTCCTGATCGCCTGGAACTTCATCTACTTCTGGCCGCTGTACACGGGAACGGCGATCCCGATCGACAACTGGCGGTCGCGGATGTGGCTGGACACGTGGGTCTAG
- the rsmI gene encoding 16S rRNA (cytidine(1402)-2'-O)-methyltransferase, whose product MTGTLVLAGTPIGDIADAPPRLAAELAGADVVAAEDTRRLKRLTQGLGVTPKGRIVSYFEGNEAARTPELVDELLGGARVLLVTDAGMPSVSDPGYRLVAAAVEKDIRVTAVPGPSAVLTALALSGLPVDRFCFEGFLPRKGGERLSRLREVADERRTLVYFEAPHRLDDTLAAMAEVFGAERRAAVCRELTKTYEEVKRGELGALAEWAADGVRGEITVVVEGAPEKGAGEIDAEELVRRVRVREEAGERRKEAIAAVAVEAGVPKRVVFDAVVAAKNAPVRPAP is encoded by the coding sequence GTGACTGGAACCCTTGTCCTGGCGGGCACCCCCATTGGCGACATCGCGGACGCTCCGCCCCGGCTCGCGGCGGAACTGGCCGGGGCCGACGTGGTCGCGGCCGAGGACACCCGGCGGCTGAAGCGGCTGACCCAGGGGCTCGGCGTGACGCCCAAGGGGCGGATCGTGTCGTACTTCGAGGGCAACGAGGCCGCCCGCACCCCCGAACTCGTCGACGAACTCCTCGGCGGCGCGCGCGTGTTGCTCGTCACCGACGCCGGGATGCCGTCGGTGTCCGACCCCGGGTACCGGCTGGTCGCCGCGGCCGTGGAGAAGGACATCCGGGTCACCGCCGTACCGGGGCCGTCCGCCGTGCTCACCGCGCTCGCGCTGTCCGGGCTGCCCGTCGACCGGTTCTGCTTCGAGGGCTTCCTGCCGCGCAAGGGCGGCGAGCGGCTCTCCCGGCTGCGGGAGGTCGCCGACGAGCGGCGCACCCTCGTCTACTTCGAGGCCCCCCACCGGCTCGACGACACGCTCGCCGCCATGGCCGAGGTGTTCGGGGCCGAGCGGCGGGCGGCGGTGTGCCGGGAGCTGACGAAGACGTACGAGGAGGTCAAGCGGGGGGAGCTGGGCGCGCTCGCCGAGTGGGCCGCGGACGGCGTCCGGGGGGAGATCACCGTCGTCGTGGAGGGGGCGCCCGAGAAGGGGGCCGGGGAGATCGACGCCGAGGAACTGGTGCGCAGGGTGCGGGTCCGGGAGGAGGCGGGGGAGCGGCGCAAGGAGGCGATCGCCGCGGTGGCCGTCGAGGCCGGAGTGCCCAAGAGGGTCGTTTTCGATGCCGTCGTCGCCGCGAAGAACGCCCCTGTCCGACCCGCCCCATGA